In Synechococcus sp. CB0101, a genomic segment contains:
- the trxA gene encoding thioredoxin gives MPAAVSVLHLTDANFQAEVLDAATPVLVDVWAEWCGPCRLMAPMMDWAAGEYSGRLAVGKLEADPNPTARDQMGIQGLPTLVIFKNGQEVARHEGAMAQPQLKAFLDAHL, from the coding sequence TTGCCTGCCGCCGTGTCTGTTCTGCACCTCACCGATGCCAACTTCCAGGCCGAGGTGCTGGATGCCGCCACGCCAGTACTGGTGGATGTTTGGGCTGAGTGGTGCGGCCCCTGCCGGCTGATGGCTCCGATGATGGACTGGGCTGCCGGCGAATATTCCGGCCGCTTGGCCGTGGGCAAGCTCGAGGCAGATCCCAACCCCACCGCCCGCGATCAGATGGGGATTCAGGGCTTACCCACGCTGGTGATTTTCAAGAACGGCCAGGAAGTGGCTCGCCACGAAGGCGCCATGGCTCAACCCCAGCTCAAGGCCTTCCTGGATGCCCATCTCTGA
- a CDS encoding M23 family metallopeptidase, with translation MLPPPGSTAGPLRPDPARLSGAATAPKRFDQSLDELVRQGVVTPSERNLVRGAGSLAPLDVGAFQQACRGGALSARECRGGIALRWGRRGGSNGNTAWGGRMDANGMPLPPLTVPVSALLAGNGGSFNLASVFRVTPRPAPVLGNGNRRLLLPIIGSAVNTSGFGWRLHPLLGAWRLHAGEDLAAPEGTPVVAALSGKVVSSGLAGGYGLAVEVEHQRPLRRSLYGHLSELYVKAGDVVRQGEVIGRVGSTGLSTGPHLHFELREPAAGGWVAIDPGDFDPGNGLQGSDAIALLMGQLLQSLERPATQG, from the coding sequence CTGTTGCCTCCGCCGGGGAGCACTGCCGGGCCGCTGCGGCCTGATCCCGCGCGGCTGAGTGGTGCGGCCACAGCGCCGAAGCGTTTTGATCAATCCCTGGATGAGCTGGTGCGCCAAGGGGTGGTGACCCCCAGTGAGCGCAATCTGGTGCGTGGTGCCGGCAGCCTGGCTCCTCTTGATGTGGGGGCGTTCCAGCAGGCCTGCCGCGGCGGTGCTCTCTCCGCCCGGGAGTGCCGTGGCGGTATTGCCCTGCGCTGGGGGCGCCGCGGTGGCAGCAATGGCAATACCGCCTGGGGCGGGCGGATGGATGCCAACGGCATGCCCCTGCCGCCGCTCACCGTCCCTGTGTCGGCGCTGCTCGCCGGCAATGGCGGCAGTTTCAACCTGGCCAGCGTGTTTCGGGTTACGCCCCGCCCCGCACCGGTGCTGGGCAATGGCAACCGCCGCTTGTTGCTCCCGATCATCGGCAGTGCGGTGAACACCAGCGGCTTTGGTTGGCGGTTGCATCCGCTGCTCGGGGCCTGGCGGCTGCATGCCGGCGAAGATCTGGCGGCGCCGGAGGGCACACCGGTGGTGGCGGCCCTGAGCGGCAAGGTGGTGAGCAGTGGCCTGGCGGGCGGCTATGGACTGGCGGTGGAGGTGGAACATCAACGGCCGCTGCGCCGCAGCCTTTACGGCCACCTCTCCGAGCTCTATGTGAAAGCCGGCGATGTGGTTCGCCAGGGCGAGGTGATCGGCCGGGTGGGCAGCACGGGATTAAGCACCGGCCCTCACCTGCATTTCGAGCTGCGGGAGCCGGCGGCCGGTGGCTGGGTGGCGATTGATCCGGGCGACTTTGATCCCGGCAATGGTTTGCAGGGCAGTGATGCGATCGCCCTGCTGATGGGGCAACTGCTGCAGAGCCTGGAGCGGCCGGCGACCCAGGGCTAG
- the topA gene encoding type I DNA topoisomerase: protein MAHTLVIVESPTKARTIRGFLPKDFKVEASMGHVRDLPNNASEIPAAHKGEKWANLGVNTANNFEPLYVVPKDKKKVVKELKDALKGADQLLLATDEDREGESISWHLLQLLNPKVPVKRMVFHEITKEAIGRALEQTRELDMELVHAQETRRILDRLVGYTLSPLLWKKVAWGLSAGRVQSVAVRLLVQRERARRAFKSGSYWDLKAQLQQGSAGFEAKLTHLKGERIAGGSDFDEATGGLKAGSKVRLLAEAEARQLRESVLAAPWTVAAVEEKPSTRKPVAPFTTSTLQQEANRKLRLSARETMRTAQGLYERGFITYMRTDSVHLSDQAINAARSCVADKYGKEYLSPSARQFSTKARNAQEAHEAIRPAGESFRDPSATGLDGRDLALYELIWKRTVASQMADAKLTMLSVDLEADGGSLGTAAFRATGKRIDFPGFFRAYVEGSDDPDAALEGQEVLLPSLKTGDSPACKGVEALGHQTQPPARYSEAALVKMLEKEGIGRPSTYASIIGTIVDRGYATLQNNALTPSFTAFAVTALLEEHFPDLVDTSFTARMENTLDEISHGQVQWLPYLESFYKGDQGLEAQVQQREGDIDPTASRTIELEGLPCVVRIGRFGAYLETKRVADDGTEELLKATLPNEITPADLDADKAELILKQKADGPESLGEDPETGDLVYLLFGQYGPYVQRGQVSDENPKPKRASLPKGTKPEDLTLEDALGLLRLPRHLGEHPDGGKIEAGLGRFGPYVVHHKGKGEKDYRSLKAEDDVLMVGLSRAVELLAQPKRGRGGRTALKDLGTPEGADEAIQLFDGPYGLYVKQGKVNASLPEGTTADTITLEQAVELLAAKAAAGKGKGRKAAGTAAKKPAAKKPAAKKAPATTKTGRLRASAVRVIRAADS, encoded by the coding sequence GTGGCGCACACCCTCGTCATCGTTGAGAGCCCCACGAAGGCCCGCACCATCCGCGGGTTCCTTCCCAAGGACTTCAAGGTGGAAGCCTCGATGGGGCACGTGCGTGACTTGCCCAACAACGCCAGTGAGATTCCGGCGGCCCACAAGGGTGAGAAGTGGGCCAATCTCGGCGTGAACACCGCCAACAACTTCGAGCCGCTCTACGTGGTGCCGAAGGACAAGAAAAAGGTGGTGAAGGAACTCAAAGACGCCCTCAAGGGCGCTGATCAGCTCCTGCTGGCCACGGACGAAGACCGGGAAGGGGAATCAATCAGCTGGCACCTGCTGCAGCTTCTGAATCCGAAGGTGCCGGTGAAGCGGATGGTGTTCCACGAGATCACTAAAGAAGCGATCGGCCGGGCGCTGGAGCAGACCCGCGAGCTCGATATGGAGCTGGTGCACGCCCAGGAAACGCGGCGCATCCTCGATCGCCTCGTGGGTTACACCCTCTCGCCGCTGCTGTGGAAGAAGGTGGCCTGGGGCCTCAGCGCCGGCCGGGTGCAATCGGTGGCGGTGCGGTTGCTGGTGCAGCGTGAACGAGCCCGGCGGGCCTTCAAGAGCGGCAGTTACTGGGATCTCAAGGCCCAGCTGCAGCAGGGCAGCGCTGGCTTCGAAGCCAAGCTCACCCACCTCAAAGGCGAGCGCATCGCCGGTGGTTCTGATTTCGATGAAGCAACCGGTGGCCTCAAGGCGGGGAGCAAGGTTCGCCTGCTCGCTGAAGCCGAGGCGCGCCAGTTGCGGGAATCCGTGTTGGCGGCCCCCTGGACCGTGGCGGCCGTGGAGGAAAAGCCCAGCACCCGCAAGCCGGTGGCCCCCTTCACCACCAGCACCCTGCAGCAGGAGGCCAACCGCAAGCTGAGGCTCTCGGCCCGCGAAACCATGCGCACGGCCCAGGGCCTGTACGAGCGCGGCTTCATCACCTACATGCGCACCGACTCGGTGCATCTCAGCGACCAGGCGATCAACGCCGCCCGCAGCTGCGTGGCCGACAAATACGGCAAGGAGTATCTGAGCCCCTCGGCCCGCCAGTTCTCCACCAAGGCCCGCAACGCCCAGGAGGCTCACGAGGCGATTCGTCCTGCCGGTGAGAGCTTCCGCGATCCATCGGCCACGGGCCTCGACGGCCGTGATCTGGCTCTCTACGAGCTGATCTGGAAGCGCACCGTGGCCTCCCAGATGGCCGACGCCAAGCTCACGATGCTGAGTGTCGACCTTGAGGCTGATGGCGGCAGCCTCGGTACGGCCGCCTTCCGCGCCACCGGCAAGCGCATCGACTTCCCCGGCTTCTTCCGGGCCTACGTGGAAGGCAGCGACGATCCCGATGCCGCCCTGGAAGGTCAGGAGGTGCTCCTGCCGTCGCTCAAAACCGGCGACAGCCCGGCCTGCAAGGGAGTGGAGGCCCTCGGACACCAGACCCAGCCCCCTGCCCGCTACAGCGAAGCGGCCTTGGTGAAGATGCTGGAGAAGGAGGGCATCGGTCGCCCCTCCACCTACGCCTCGATCATCGGAACGATCGTCGACCGCGGCTACGCCACCCTCCAGAACAACGCCCTCACCCCCAGCTTCACGGCCTTTGCGGTGACGGCCCTGCTGGAGGAGCATTTCCCTGATCTGGTGGATACGAGCTTCACCGCTCGCATGGAGAACACCCTCGACGAGATCTCCCACGGGCAGGTGCAGTGGCTGCCCTACTTGGAGAGCTTCTACAAGGGCGACCAGGGCCTGGAAGCCCAGGTGCAGCAGCGCGAGGGCGACATCGACCCCACCGCCTCGCGCACGATCGAGCTGGAAGGGCTGCCCTGTGTGGTGCGCATCGGCCGCTTTGGTGCCTATCTGGAAACCAAGCGGGTGGCCGATGACGGCACCGAGGAGCTGCTCAAGGCCACGCTGCCCAATGAGATCACCCCAGCCGATCTCGATGCCGACAAGGCCGAGCTGATCCTCAAGCAGAAGGCTGATGGGCCCGAATCCCTCGGGGAAGACCCTGAAACCGGCGATCTGGTGTATCTGCTGTTTGGCCAGTACGGCCCCTACGTGCAGCGGGGCCAGGTGAGCGACGAGAACCCCAAGCCCAAGCGCGCCTCCCTGCCCAAGGGCACCAAACCGGAAGACCTCACCCTTGAAGACGCCCTCGGCCTCCTGCGCCTGCCGCGGCACCTCGGCGAACACCCCGACGGCGGCAAGATCGAAGCCGGCCTCGGTCGCTTTGGCCCCTATGTGGTGCACCACAAGGGCAAGGGCGAGAAGGACTACCGCTCCCTCAAGGCCGAAGACGATGTGCTGATGGTGGGTCTGTCGCGGGCCGTGGAACTGCTGGCTCAACCCAAACGCGGCCGCGGCGGCCGCACGGCCCTGAAAGATCTCGGCACGCCTGAGGGCGCCGATGAGGCGATCCAGCTGTTTGATGGCCCCTACGGCCTTTATGTGAAGCAGGGCAAGGTGAACGCCTCCCTGCCGGAGGGCACCACCGCCGACACGATCACCCTCGAGCAGGCGGTGGAACTGCTGGCGGCCAAGGCCGCGGCCGGCAAGGGCAAGGGGCGTAAGGCAGCGGGTACGGCGGCCAAGAAACCGGCGGCTAAAAAGCCCGCCGCCAAGAAGGCCCCGGCGACCACCAAAACCGGCCGCCTCCGGGCCAGTGCCGTGCGGGTGATCCGCGCCGCCGACAGCTGA
- a CDS encoding biotin--[acetyl-CoA-carboxylase] ligase translates to MAGPALKAAALAAALQRCPGDHPLPWQLRVVPVCASTELELERWLAASGRFPLAVCARQQRYGHGQQGRVWQSPAGGVWLSAALPWPSHPIGAASLALAAAVGVALELEALDLRPQIKWPNDLLLRERKLAGILPRLRWRGGQVRYAQLGVGINGCNRVPPGAINLAQGLGQPHHPQAQPPLLAARVLRGLEWAAAAADQPELVRRQAEQRLWRPEGIEHNGALWRVAGLAADGGLRLCRGSEVAVLQRAF, encoded by the coding sequence TTGGCTGGCCCAGCTCTGAAGGCCGCTGCCCTGGCAGCTGCGCTGCAGCGCTGCCCTGGAGATCACCCGCTCCCATGGCAGCTGAGGGTGGTGCCGGTGTGCGCCAGCACGGAGCTGGAGTTGGAGCGCTGGCTGGCGGCTTCTGGGCGGTTTCCCTTAGCAGTGTGCGCCCGCCAGCAGCGTTATGGCCATGGGCAGCAGGGCCGGGTATGGCAGTCGCCTGCCGGTGGGGTGTGGCTGAGTGCGGCGCTGCCGTGGCCCTCTCATCCCATCGGCGCTGCGTCGCTTGCCCTGGCGGCAGCAGTGGGTGTGGCGCTGGAGCTCGAGGCCCTGGACCTGCGGCCCCAGATCAAGTGGCCCAACGATCTGCTGTTGAGGGAGCGCAAGCTGGCGGGCATCCTGCCGCGGTTGCGTTGGCGGGGCGGCCAGGTGCGCTACGCCCAGCTGGGGGTGGGGATCAACGGCTGCAATCGCGTACCGCCCGGCGCGATCAACTTGGCGCAAGGCCTCGGTCAGCCCCACCACCCTCAGGCGCAGCCGCCGTTGTTGGCGGCACGCGTGCTGCGCGGCCTGGAGTGGGCAGCGGCGGCGGCTGATCAGCCTGAGCTGGTGCGGCGCCAGGCCGAGCAGCGCCTTTGGCGCCCTGAGGGAATCGAGCACAACGGAGCGCTCTGGAGGGTGGCAGGGCTAGCGGCTGATGGAGGGTTGCGGCTTTGCCGCGGCTCCGAGGTGGCTGTGCTGCAGCGCGCTTTCTAG
- a CDS encoding NAD(P)H-quinone oxidoreductase subunit N: MAEAGSAAAPAVSAITSLQLNAGAVAPEGAVLLAMLACLLVDLAGEKAASRWVPLFSYIGLGTALGLLALQWNASPLEPSFLGSFLADNLAIAFRAVVAASTLLSLLISWRYVERAGTPVGEYAAILLAATLGAMLLCGSTDLVSVFVSLETLSVASYLLSGYMKRDARSSEAALKYLLVGSAAAAVFLYGASLLYGLTGGSTSLDAVALALQSSASPVAALALVFVLATVAFKIAAVPFHQWTPDVYEGSPTPVVAFLSVGSKAAGFALALRILVGCFEPFEAQWKLLFTVLAILSMVLGNVVALAQTSMKRMLAYSSIGQAGFVMIGLVCGTEDGYAAMVLYMAAYLFMNLGAFACIILFSLRTGSDRISDYAGLYQKDPLITLGLSLCLLSLGGIPPMLGFFGKIYLFFAGWADGQYLLVVVGLLTSVVSIYYYISVIKMMVVKEPQEASEVVKAYPEVNWSVAGLQPLRAALISCVAVTAVGGILSNPLFGWANGAVAGTPMLQKALAATANLPVG, translated from the coding sequence CTGGCCGAGGCCGGCTCAGCGGCAGCTCCTGCGGTGAGCGCGATCACCTCCCTGCAGCTCAATGCAGGCGCGGTGGCACCAGAAGGGGCTGTGCTCCTGGCCATGCTGGCTTGCCTGCTGGTGGACCTGGCCGGCGAGAAGGCCGCATCACGCTGGGTGCCCCTCTTTTCGTACATCGGTTTGGGCACGGCCTTGGGCCTGCTGGCGTTGCAGTGGAACGCCTCGCCGCTGGAGCCCTCGTTCCTGGGGTCCTTCCTGGCCGACAACCTGGCCATTGCCTTCCGGGCCGTTGTGGCCGCCTCCACGCTGTTGTCGCTGCTGATCAGCTGGCGCTATGTGGAGCGGGCCGGCACGCCGGTGGGTGAATACGCCGCAATCCTGCTGGCCGCCACCCTCGGAGCCATGCTCCTCTGCGGCTCCACCGACCTGGTGAGTGTGTTTGTGTCGCTGGAAACCCTCTCGGTGGCCAGCTACCTGCTTTCGGGCTACATGAAGCGCGACGCCCGCAGCTCGGAAGCCGCTCTGAAATACCTGTTGGTGGGCTCAGCTGCAGCCGCCGTGTTCCTCTATGGCGCCTCCCTGCTGTACGGCCTCACGGGCGGCAGCACCAGTCTGGATGCAGTAGCCCTGGCCCTGCAGAGCAGCGCCTCGCCGGTGGCGGCTCTGGCACTGGTGTTTGTGCTGGCCACCGTGGCCTTCAAGATCGCCGCGGTTCCCTTCCACCAGTGGACACCGGATGTCTACGAAGGCTCTCCCACCCCTGTGGTGGCCTTCCTCTCGGTCGGTTCCAAAGCCGCTGGCTTTGCCCTGGCGTTGCGCATCCTGGTGGGCTGCTTTGAGCCCTTTGAAGCTCAGTGGAAGCTGCTGTTTACGGTCCTAGCGATCCTCAGCATGGTGCTGGGCAACGTGGTCGCCCTGGCCCAGACCTCGATGAAGCGGATGCTGGCCTACAGCTCCATCGGTCAAGCCGGTTTTGTGATGATCGGCCTGGTGTGCGGCACCGAAGACGGCTATGCCGCGATGGTGCTCTACATGGCGGCTTACCTGTTCATGAACCTGGGGGCCTTCGCCTGCATCATCCTGTTCTCACTGCGCACTGGCTCTGATCGCATCAGTGATTACGCCGGCCTCTATCAGAAAGATCCGCTGATCACCCTGGGCCTCAGCCTTTGCCTGCTCTCCCTGGGCGGCATCCCGCCGATGCTGGGCTTCTTCGGCAAGATTTATCTCTTCTTCGCCGGCTGGGCTGACGGCCAATACCTCCTGGTGGTGGTGGGCCTGCTCACCTCGGTGGTGTCGATCTACTACTACATCTCGGTGATCAAGATGATGGTGGTGAAAGAGCCGCAGGAAGCCTCCGAAGTGGTGAAGGCTTATCCCGAGGTGAACTGGAGCGTTGCCGGTCTTCAACCCCTGCGCGCGGCCCTGATCTCCTGTGTGGCTGTTACCGCTGTGGGCGGCATCCTCTCCAACCCGCTGTTCGGCTGGGCGAATGGTGCCGTGGCCGGCACGCCGATGCTGCAGAAAGCTCTAGCTGCTACCGCCAATCTCCCCGTCGGTTGA
- a CDS encoding PspA/IM30 family protein, whose protein sequence is MGFFDRLGRLVRANANAAVGAMEDPAKILDQSVADMQADLVKLRQAVATAIASQKRIQNQAEQAEAQAKIWYERAELALKKGEEDLAREALGRRKTCQDTATALNTQLQSQAGQVEQLKQSLVKLESKIAEAKTKKDMLKARAQAAQAQAQLQSAVGNLGTNSSMAAFERMEEKVEALEARSQAAAELAGADLESQFAALEGAPEVDDELAALKGKLAGSAPAAALPEAGGVVQPVKVEEVDAELEELKRSIDKL, encoded by the coding sequence ATGGGCTTCTTTGATCGCCTCGGCCGTCTGGTGCGTGCCAACGCCAACGCGGCGGTGGGAGCCATGGAGGACCCCGCGAAGATCCTGGATCAGTCGGTGGCCGACATGCAGGCCGATCTGGTGAAGCTGCGCCAGGCCGTGGCCACCGCCATCGCCAGCCAGAAGCGCATTCAGAACCAGGCTGAGCAGGCTGAAGCCCAGGCCAAAATCTGGTACGAGCGGGCTGAGCTGGCCCTGAAAAAAGGTGAAGAAGACTTGGCGCGCGAGGCCTTGGGTCGCCGCAAAACCTGCCAGGACACAGCCACCGCCCTGAATACTCAGCTGCAGAGCCAGGCGGGCCAGGTGGAGCAGCTCAAGCAGAGCCTGGTGAAGCTCGAAAGCAAGATCGCCGAGGCGAAAACCAAAAAAGACATGCTCAAGGCCCGGGCCCAGGCGGCCCAGGCCCAGGCGCAGTTGCAGAGCGCCGTGGGCAACCTCGGCACCAACAGTTCCATGGCGGCTTTTGAACGCATGGAAGAGAAGGTGGAGGCGCTGGAGGCCCGCAGTCAGGCTGCCGCTGAGCTGGCCGGTGCGGATCTGGAAAGTCAGTTTGCAGCGCTCGAAGGGGCTCCCGAAGTGGATGACGAACTGGCTGCTCTCAAGGGCAAGTTGGCTGGCAGCGCCCCTGCCGCTGCTCTGCCGGAAGCAGGTGGTGTCGTGCAGCCGGTGAAGGTGGAAGAGGTGGATGCTGAGCTTGAGGAGCTGAAGCGCTCGATCGACAAGCTCTGA
- a CDS encoding aminotransferase class I/II-fold pyridoxal phosphate-dependent enzyme: protein MPISEGLTSLHLSDRVAALGSGVFARNDQRKQSYRAAAAAAGLPPLLDLSLGSTDLQPPEVALEAIRGQLGRPESAAYCLHGATLPFREAVAAWAQRRFGVVVDPEREVLLLVGSQEGTAHLPLAVLNPGDPALLLDPYYPSHLGGLRLASAEPRFLPLHPAEGFAPDFDQLSTSEWDALKLMVLGFPHNPTATTGQQAWVDAAAERAVRHGVVFAHDNPYVDLALEGEAPALLRSPLWRQCGIEFFSFSKGWCLGGYRLAFAIGAEPLITALRQLKGVVDFNQSTALQAGGIAALEQAGDWPERIKPVYRERRDRLAAVFQAAGWPVRIPSMALYLWLELPQRARAAGLDSERFCAQLLEASGVCLTPGNGFGAGGEGFARLALVHPIEQLEAGAQRMAAWLAQL, encoded by the coding sequence ATGCCCATCTCTGAGGGACTGACCTCCCTGCATCTGTCTGACCGGGTTGCAGCCCTGGGTAGCGGGGTTTTTGCGCGGAATGATCAGCGCAAGCAGTCGTATCGCGCTGCTGCCGCTGCGGCCGGGCTGCCACCCCTGCTTGATCTCTCGCTGGGCTCAACAGATCTCCAGCCACCTGAGGTGGCCCTCGAGGCCATTCGCGGTCAGCTTGGCCGGCCCGAGAGCGCGGCCTATTGCTTGCATGGCGCCACCCTTCCCTTCCGCGAGGCCGTAGCAGCCTGGGCTCAGCGCCGTTTTGGCGTGGTGGTGGATCCGGAGCGAGAGGTGTTGCTGCTGGTGGGCTCCCAGGAGGGAACGGCCCATCTGCCGCTGGCGGTGCTCAATCCGGGCGATCCGGCGCTGTTGCTCGATCCCTATTACCCCTCCCATCTCGGTGGTTTGCGTTTGGCCTCGGCCGAGCCGCGCTTTCTGCCGCTTCACCCCGCGGAAGGCTTTGCACCCGATTTCGATCAGCTCAGCACCAGTGAGTGGGATGCCCTCAAGTTGATGGTGCTGGGTTTCCCCCATAACCCAACCGCTACCACCGGCCAGCAGGCCTGGGTGGATGCCGCCGCAGAGCGGGCCGTGCGCCACGGCGTGGTGTTCGCCCACGACAACCCCTACGTGGATTTGGCGCTCGAGGGTGAGGCGCCGGCGCTGTTGCGTTCGCCGCTGTGGCGCCAGTGCGGCATTGAGTTTTTCTCGTTTTCCAAGGGTTGGTGCCTCGGCGGGTACCGTCTGGCCTTCGCCATCGGGGCGGAGCCGTTGATTACGGCCCTGCGGCAGCTCAAGGGCGTGGTGGATTTCAACCAGAGCACGGCGCTGCAGGCTGGCGGGATTGCGGCCCTGGAGCAGGCGGGTGACTGGCCGGAGCGGATCAAGCCCGTTTACCGCGAGCGGCGTGATCGCCTGGCCGCTGTGTTCCAGGCGGCGGGTTGGCCGGTGCGGATCCCCTCAATGGCGCTGTATCTCTGGCTGGAGCTGCCCCAGCGTGCTCGCGCTGCAGGCCTGGATTCGGAGCGCTTTTGCGCTCAGCTGCTGGAGGCCAGCGGGGTGTGTCTCACGCCCGGAAATGGTTTTGGCGCTGGCGGCGAGGGGTTTGCGCGGTTGGCGCTGGTGCATCCGATCGAGCAGTTGGAGGCTGGTGCCCAGCGGATGGCGGCTTGGCTGGCCCAGCTCTGA
- a CDS encoding ABC transporter ATP-binding protein, with translation MTHTAAPLVAELDHIRKVYGSGDTAVTALDDLCLNVRRGEYLAVMGTSGSGKSTAMNILGCLDRPSGGSYKLNGTAVEHLSDDQLADLRNRELGFVFQQFHLLQELTALENVMLPMVYAGVPAERRRELGIAALQRVGLGERLNNKPNQLSGGQQQRVAVARAIINNPNLLLADEPTGALDSRTTKEVLDLFDELHREQGMTILLVTHEHDVAARAERIVHFHDGRLVDSGAGSQD, from the coding sequence ATGACACACACCGCTGCGCCGCTGGTGGCGGAGCTGGATCACATCCGCAAGGTGTACGGCAGTGGAGACACCGCCGTCACCGCCCTGGATGACCTGTGCCTGAACGTGCGCCGCGGTGAATACCTGGCGGTGATGGGCACCTCCGGCTCGGGCAAAAGCACGGCGATGAACATCCTGGGCTGCCTCGATCGCCCCAGCGGCGGCAGTTACAAGCTCAACGGCACCGCTGTGGAACACCTCAGCGACGACCAATTAGCCGACCTGCGCAATCGCGAACTGGGCTTTGTGTTTCAGCAGTTCCACCTGCTGCAGGAGCTCACGGCCCTGGAGAACGTGATGCTGCCCATGGTGTATGCGGGTGTGCCGGCTGAGCGGCGGCGGGAGCTGGGAATCGCGGCACTGCAACGGGTGGGGCTGGGTGAACGCCTCAACAACAAACCCAACCAACTCTCCGGCGGCCAGCAGCAGCGGGTGGCCGTCGCTCGGGCGATCATCAACAACCCCAACCTGCTGCTGGCGGATGAGCCCACCGGCGCCCTGGATTCCCGCACCACCAAGGAAGTGCTCGATCTCTTCGATGAGCTCCACCGCGAACAGGGAATGACGATCCTGCTGGTCACCCACGAACACGATGTGGCCGCCCGCGCCGAGCGGATCGTGCACTTCCACGATGGCCGGCTGGTGGACAGCGGCGCAGGCTCCCAGGACTAG
- a CDS encoding DUF2232 domain-containing protein, with amino-acid sequence MSLSRRQAHQLTDTAYLAAATALLWVGLYYLPVGGALFRLALPLPLALLQLRHNRRCAVEGVTVSALLLVALMGPIRGPLVLFPYTLLALWLGWCWTQKLSWWISWSVGVLIGATGFLVRVAVVSVLLGENLWVVITTAAAQLLERLSGLLQLGGGPELWQVQLLALGLVLLQNVIYVLALHAVALWIFPRLRSPISPPPAVLRPLLALDPL; translated from the coding sequence ATGAGCCTCAGCCGTCGCCAGGCCCATCAACTCACCGACACCGCCTATCTGGCGGCGGCCACGGCCTTGTTGTGGGTGGGTCTCTACTACCTGCCGGTGGGCGGTGCCCTGTTTCGCTTGGCCCTGCCGCTGCCGCTGGCGCTCCTGCAGCTGCGCCACAACCGCCGCTGCGCCGTGGAGGGGGTGACCGTATCGGCCTTGCTGCTGGTGGCCTTGATGGGGCCGATCCGGGGCCCGTTGGTGCTGTTCCCATACACGCTGCTGGCTCTCTGGCTCGGTTGGTGCTGGACCCAGAAGCTCAGCTGGTGGATCAGCTGGAGCGTCGGTGTGCTGATCGGCGCTACGGGTTTTCTGGTGCGGGTGGCGGTGGTGTCGGTGCTGCTCGGTGAAAACCTTTGGGTGGTGATCACCACCGCGGCGGCCCAGTTGCTCGAGCGGCTCAGCGGCCTGCTGCAACTCGGTGGCGGCCCGGAGCTCTGGCAGGTGCAGCTCTTGGCCCTGGGGCTGGTGCTGCTCCAGAACGTGATTTACGTGCTGGCTTTGCATGCGGTGGCGTTGTGGATCTTCCCCCGCCTGCGCAGCCCGATCAGCCCGCCGCCGGCGGTGCTGCGGCCCCTGCTCGCTCTCGATCCCCTTTGA